In Bradyrhizobium guangxiense, the following are encoded in one genomic region:
- a CDS encoding TetR/AcrR family transcriptional regulator: MRYSREHKQETHDRIVRKASTRLREKGAHGVGVADLMKEAGLTHGGFYAHFDSREALMIEAFGYAMDRSMEHWRKITDEVSPEKRLALIAEAYLSALHRDNPGHGCSIPALGAEIARESPKARKAFAGKLDEMIELLADFIPNMPRKAARKQAIATLATMAGTMLLARVAGSSELSDEVLKAGRDSALDGAKREPKAAAAKKAKS; this comes from the coding sequence ATGCGCTACTCCCGGGAACACAAGCAGGAAACCCACGACCGCATTGTGAGGAAGGCGTCCACGCGGCTGCGCGAGAAGGGGGCCCATGGCGTCGGCGTGGCCGACCTCATGAAGGAGGCCGGCCTGACCCATGGCGGCTTCTACGCGCATTTCGATTCTCGTGAGGCGCTGATGATCGAGGCGTTCGGTTATGCGATGGACCGCTCGATGGAGCACTGGCGCAAGATCACCGACGAGGTTTCGCCGGAAAAGCGGCTGGCCCTGATCGCGGAGGCCTACCTCTCGGCCTTGCATCGCGACAATCCCGGCCATGGCTGCTCAATTCCCGCGCTGGGCGCCGAGATCGCACGCGAGAGCCCCAAGGCGCGAAAGGCATTTGCCGGCAAGCTCGACGAGATGATCGAGCTGCTGGCCGACTTCATCCCGAACATGCCGCGCAAGGCCGCCCGCAAGCAGGCGATCGCGACGCTGGCGACCATGGCCGGCACCATGCTGCTGGCCCGCGTTGCGGGGTCGAGCGAGCTGTCGGATGAAGTGCTGAAGGCGGGCAGGGACAGCGCGCTCGATGGCGCCAAGCGTGAGCCAAAGGCGGCGGCCGCGAAGAAGGCGAAGAGCTAG
- a CDS encoding carbohydrate porin has product MIGTAHSSLLRGAAAIALACTATSALAGSKDESAAGWLFPEWFNAWHDGLAGKGLNFGATYIADNIANTSGGVKRGAIHFGRLDLSVDADLDKLVGWSGGRFYANALVIYGGGLSRNYVMNLATISEIEALPDQRLYNAYFEQSLFGDRLNIRAGQQAADVEFFDSQTDDLFINGTFGWPAIKASNLPAGGPAPPIAVPGIRIKAALTEQITAYGAVFNGDPSGPGNVDPQLRDHHGLAFRINDPPWMIGQVRFNYDIDVGGRPLAGNFTPGAWKHYGSFDSQRFTAEGQSIADPSGSGIPAKLRGNYGVFAVIEQVLYRPPEVKENSTSASLPGVTAFGRIAYSPPDRNLIDLYLDGGIGFVGFTPGRPLDRFGVAMAYMRISNTARSLDLDTQVFTGIQTPVRSNETLIEMIYEAHIKPGWLIAPYFQYVFRPSGGIPNPNDSTGLSRIGDAAGFGVTTTIRY; this is encoded by the coding sequence GTGATCGGAACTGCCCATAGCTCCCTGCTGCGAGGCGCGGCTGCGATTGCACTGGCCTGCACGGCAACGAGCGCGCTCGCCGGCTCCAAGGACGAAAGCGCGGCCGGATGGCTGTTTCCCGAATGGTTCAACGCGTGGCATGACGGCCTTGCGGGCAAAGGCCTGAATTTCGGCGCCACCTATATTGCGGACAACATCGCCAATACCTCCGGCGGCGTGAAGCGCGGCGCCATCCATTTCGGCCGCCTCGATCTGTCGGTCGATGCCGATCTCGACAAGCTGGTCGGCTGGAGCGGCGGTCGCTTCTACGCCAATGCACTCGTGATCTACGGCGGGGGCCTCTCCCGCAACTACGTGATGAATCTCGCCACAATCAGCGAGATCGAAGCGCTGCCGGACCAGCGGCTCTACAACGCCTATTTCGAGCAGAGCTTGTTTGGTGACAGGCTGAACATCCGAGCCGGCCAACAGGCGGCCGATGTCGAGTTCTTCGACAGCCAGACCGACGATCTCTTCATCAACGGCACCTTCGGCTGGCCCGCTATCAAGGCGAGCAACCTTCCGGCGGGCGGCCCGGCGCCACCGATCGCGGTGCCCGGCATCCGCATCAAGGCGGCGCTGACGGAGCAGATCACGGCCTATGGCGCGGTGTTCAACGGCGATCCCTCGGGGCCGGGCAATGTCGATCCGCAGCTGCGCGACCATCATGGCCTGGCCTTCCGCATCAACGATCCGCCCTGGATGATCGGCCAGGTCCGCTTCAACTACGACATCGATGTCGGGGGACGTCCGCTCGCCGGCAATTTCACGCCCGGTGCCTGGAAGCATTACGGCTCGTTCGACAGTCAACGCTTCACCGCGGAGGGGCAGTCGATCGCCGATCCCTCGGGAAGCGGCATTCCCGCAAAGCTTCGCGGCAATTACGGCGTCTTCGCGGTGATCGAGCAGGTGCTCTATCGCCCGCCGGAGGTGAAGGAGAATAGCACCTCGGCCTCGCTTCCTGGCGTCACGGCGTTCGGTCGCATCGCCTACAGCCCGCCGGACCGCAATCTGATCGACCTTTATCTCGACGGCGGCATCGGCTTTGTCGGCTTCACGCCGGGCCGTCCGCTGGATCGTTTCGGTGTGGCGATGGCCTATATGCGGATCTCGAACACCGCGCGCAGTCTCGACCTCGACACGCAGGTCTTCACCGGCATCCAAACTCCGGTGCGCAGCAACGAGACGCTGATCGAGATGATCTACGAGGCGCACATCAAGCCGGGCTGGCTGATCGCGCCCTATTTCCAGTACGTGTTCCGCCCCTCCGGCGGCATCCCGAACCCGAACGATTCCACCGGTCTGTCGCGGATTGGTGACGCCGCGGGGTTCGGCGTCACCACCACGATCAGGTACTAG
- a CDS encoding PaaI family thioesterase: protein MTSNDQLDLFSPAQRRERVVDWQVPGPVAKVAMGLSGMDAMLGIRDGRLPPPPFAKLIGFTMAVVEPGRIVMELEPREDLENTIGLIHGATAAALLDTAMGCAVSTRLEAGQGSVTLDLKLAFLRPLSVHSGLISAEGKVIKLGRQTSYTEGFVRDGKGALAVHATATFSMIGSNLT from the coding sequence ATGACAAGTAACGATCAACTCGACCTGTTTTCGCCGGCGCAGCGGCGGGAGCGCGTGGTGGACTGGCAGGTGCCGGGGCCGGTCGCGAAAGTGGCGATGGGGCTGTCGGGCATGGACGCGATGCTGGGCATCCGCGACGGCCGGCTGCCGCCGCCGCCCTTCGCAAAGCTGATCGGCTTCACCATGGCGGTGGTCGAGCCGGGGCGGATCGTCATGGAACTGGAGCCTCGCGAGGATCTCGAAAACACCATCGGACTCATCCACGGCGCGACCGCCGCGGCGCTGCTCGATACCGCCATGGGCTGTGCCGTTTCGACCCGGCTCGAAGCCGGCCAGGGCTCGGTGACGCTCGATCTGAAGCTGGCCTTCCTGCGTCCGCTCTCGGTCCATTCCGGGCTGATCTCGGCCGAAGGTAAGGTGATCAAGCTGGGGCGGCAGACCAGCTACACCGAGGGCTTTGTCCGGGACGGCAAGGGGGCCCTTGCGGTGCACGCAACTGCAACGTTTTCCATGATCGGAAGCAACTTAACATGA
- a CDS encoding LysR family transcriptional regulator, which translates to MLDQGAIDWDDFRFVLAIVRGGSVSAAAKQLGVDHATVIRRVDRLEKHLSAKLFDRRKTGYLLTEAGQRVADSAEAMESTIVANQEQVGGSVARLTGTVRIGAPDGFGTAFLAPRLTPFADRYPDLDLQLVATARLFSLSKREADIAISLTMPKEGRIVGRKLLDYRLGLYAAPAYLDRFSKIASKQDLTQHRFVGYIEELLFTPELDYLPQVSPRISARFRSANLIAQLNATLSGFGIAVLPHFMASDYPQLVPVLPDEISITRTFWMLMHTDSKDLARIRAVADYISEIVERERALFAGR; encoded by the coding sequence ATGCTGGATCAAGGCGCTATCGATTGGGACGACTTTCGCTTCGTGCTGGCCATCGTGCGGGGCGGCTCGGTGTCGGCTGCGGCAAAACAGCTCGGCGTCGACCATGCGACCGTCATCCGCCGCGTCGACCGACTGGAGAAGCACCTCTCGGCCAAGCTGTTTGACCGGCGCAAGACCGGCTACCTCCTCACCGAGGCGGGCCAGCGCGTCGCCGACAGCGCCGAAGCCATGGAATCGACCATCGTCGCCAATCAGGAGCAGGTCGGCGGCTCCGTGGCGCGGCTGACCGGCACGGTGCGGATCGGCGCGCCTGATGGGTTCGGTACCGCCTTCCTGGCGCCGCGACTGACGCCGTTCGCGGACCGGTACCCCGATCTTGACCTGCAACTTGTGGCAACCGCGCGGCTGTTCAGTCTCTCCAAGCGCGAGGCCGACATCGCCATCAGCCTGACCATGCCGAAGGAAGGCCGCATCGTCGGGCGCAAGCTGCTCGACTACCGCCTTGGCCTCTATGCCGCTCCCGCCTATCTCGATCGCTTCTCGAAAATCGCCTCAAAGCAGGACCTGACGCAGCACCGCTTCGTCGGCTACATCGAGGAGCTCCTGTTCACGCCGGAGCTCGATTATCTGCCGCAGGTGTCGCCGCGGATTTCCGCGCGCTTTCGCAGCGCCAATCTGATCGCCCAGCTCAACGCCACGCTTTCAGGCTTCGGCATCGCGGTGCTGCCCCACTTCATGGCGAGCGATTATCCGCAACTCGTTCCGGTGCTGCCCGACGAGATCTCGATCACGCGGACGTTCTGGATGCTGATGCATACCGACAGCAAGGATCTGGCGCGGATCAGGGCGGTGGCGGACTATATCAGCGAGATCGTGGAGCGCGAGCGCGCGCTGTTTGCAGGAAGGTGA
- a CDS encoding MFS transporter, which translates to MISNWLAATLNRRNIHYGWGMVGVTFLAALISAGTVGAPGVFIVPLQKEFGWSTAQISSALSIRFVLFGLMAPFAAALLNRYGFRNVTLAAQLIVVSALVLSLGMTEVWQLVALWGVVIGIGTGMTALVLGATIATRWFAARRGLVVGIMTASVATGQLVFLPLLASLTERFGWRLALGFVCIMLGVSALAVLLAMRDRPSDVGLRPFGDEGTEALPAPPASHGSITGVALGTLRDASKSTAFWILFATFFVCGASTNGLVQVHLIPMCLDFGIPQVQAASLLAAMGIFDFFGTIMSGWLSDRYDNRWLLFWYYGLRGLSLIFLPFSDFSFYGLSVFAMFYGLDWIATVPPTVRLTAQKFGPERANLVFGWIFAGHQLGAGTAAFGAGFSRTVYQSYLPAFFIAGALCVFAALIVLALSRQPKPQPQAAMA; encoded by the coding sequence ATGATCTCGAACTGGCTCGCGGCAACCCTCAATCGTCGCAACATCCATTACGGCTGGGGGATGGTCGGCGTGACCTTCCTTGCCGCGCTGATCAGCGCCGGCACGGTCGGCGCACCCGGCGTGTTCATCGTTCCCCTGCAGAAGGAGTTCGGCTGGAGCACGGCGCAGATCTCGTCCGCGCTGTCGATCCGCTTCGTCCTGTTCGGATTGATGGCGCCATTCGCGGCTGCCCTGCTCAACCGCTATGGCTTTCGCAACGTCACGCTCGCCGCGCAGCTGATCGTGGTCTCGGCGCTCGTGCTCTCGCTCGGCATGACCGAGGTCTGGCAACTCGTAGCGCTCTGGGGCGTGGTGATCGGCATCGGCACCGGCATGACCGCGCTGGTGCTGGGCGCGACCATTGCCACCCGCTGGTTCGCGGCAAGGCGCGGCCTCGTGGTCGGCATCATGACCGCGAGCGTCGCCACCGGCCAGCTCGTGTTCCTGCCGCTGCTGGCAAGCCTCACCGAACGCTTCGGCTGGCGACTTGCGCTCGGCTTCGTCTGCATCATGCTCGGCGTCTCCGCGCTGGCCGTGCTGCTCGCGATGCGCGATCGACCCAGCGACGTCGGCTTGCGTCCATTCGGCGACGAAGGCACCGAAGCCCTGCCTGCTCCGCCCGCAAGCCACGGCTCGATCACGGGTGTGGCGCTCGGCACGCTGCGCGACGCTTCGAAGTCGACCGCATTCTGGATCCTGTTTGCGACCTTCTTCGTCTGCGGCGCCTCGACCAACGGCCTCGTCCAGGTGCACCTGATCCCGATGTGCCTCGATTTCGGCATCCCGCAGGTGCAGGCGGCTAGCCTGCTCGCGGCGATGGGCATCTTCGACTTCTTCGGCACCATCATGTCGGGCTGGCTGTCGGATCGCTACGACAACCGCTGGCTCTTGTTCTGGTACTACGGCCTGCGCGGGCTCTCCCTGATCTTCCTGCCGTTCAGCGACTTCTCGTTCTATGGCCTGTCCGTCTTCGCGATGTTCTATGGCCTCGACTGGATCGCGACCGTGCCGCCCACGGTACGTCTCACCGCGCAGAAGTTCGGGCCCGAACGCGCCAATCTGGTATTCGGCTGGATCTTCGCCGGCCATCAGCTCGGCGCCGGCACCGCCGCCTTCGGGGCAGGCTTCTCGCGCACTGTCTACCAGAGCTATCTGCCCGCGTTCTTCATCGCCGGCGCGCTGTGCGTGTTCGCCGCGCTGATCGTGCTGGCGCTGTCGCGGCAGCCGAAGCCGCAGCCGCAAGCGGCGATGGCCTAG
- a CDS encoding isobutyryl-CoA dehydrogenase — MQFALNEDQVAIRDMALTFAAEKIAPHALRWDEEKHFPVDVMREAATLGMGGIYIRDDVGGSAMTRFDAALIFEALATGCPTTSAFISIHNMASWMIDAFGSDTQRHQWLPKLCTMELIASYCLTEPGAGSDAAALRTRALRDGDHYVLNGQKQFISGAGGTDLLVAMVRTGGDGPGGISTLVIDGKTPGVSFGANERKMGWNAQPTRAVMFENARVPVANRLSEEGVGFKIAMAGLDGGRLNITACSLGGAQTALDKARAYMKERKAFGKRLDEFQALQFRLADMAIELEAARTFLWRAAAALDRKDPDATMLCAMAKRFGTDVGFEVANHALQLHGGYGYLSEYGIEKIVRDLRVHQILEGTNEIMRLIVARKLIEGAR, encoded by the coding sequence ATGCAGTTCGCTCTGAACGAGGATCAGGTCGCAATTCGCGACATGGCGCTCACGTTTGCGGCGGAAAAGATCGCGCCGCATGCGCTGCGCTGGGACGAGGAAAAGCATTTCCCCGTCGATGTGATGCGCGAGGCCGCCACCCTCGGCATGGGCGGCATCTACATCCGCGACGATGTCGGCGGCTCCGCCATGACGCGGTTCGATGCGGCGCTGATCTTCGAGGCGCTGGCGACGGGCTGCCCGACCACCTCGGCCTTCATCTCCATCCACAACATGGCGAGCTGGATGATCGATGCCTTCGGCAGCGACACCCAGCGCCACCAATGGCTGCCGAAGCTCTGCACCATGGAGCTGATCGCAAGCTACTGCCTGACCGAGCCGGGCGCCGGCTCGGACGCGGCGGCGCTCCGCACCCGCGCGCTGCGGGACGGCGACCATTACGTCCTCAACGGCCAGAAGCAGTTCATCTCCGGCGCTGGCGGCACCGACCTTCTGGTCGCGATGGTGCGTACCGGCGGCGACGGACCGGGCGGGATCTCGACCCTCGTCATCGACGGCAAGACGCCCGGCGTCTCCTTCGGCGCCAATGAGCGCAAGATGGGCTGGAACGCACAGCCGACCCGCGCCGTCATGTTCGAGAACGCCCGCGTTCCTGTCGCCAATCGCCTGAGCGAAGAGGGCGTCGGCTTCAAGATCGCGATGGCCGGCCTCGACGGCGGCCGCCTCAACATCACGGCGTGTTCTCTTGGTGGTGCCCAAACTGCGCTCGACAAGGCACGCGCCTACATGAAGGAGCGCAAGGCATTCGGAAAACGGCTGGACGAATTCCAGGCGCTGCAATTCCGTCTTGCCGACATGGCGATCGAGCTCGAGGCTGCGCGCACCTTCCTGTGGCGTGCTGCGGCGGCTCTCGACCGCAAGGATCCTGACGCCACCATGCTCTGCGCCATGGCGAAACGCTTCGGTACCGACGTCGGCTTCGAGGTCGCCAATCACGCGCTGCAGCTTCACGGCGGCTACGGCTACTTGAGCGAATATGGCATCGAGAAGATCGTGCGGGACTTGCGCGTGCACCAGATCCTCGAAGGCACCAATGAAATCATGCGGCTGATCGTGGCGCGCAAATTGATCGAGGGCGCGCGATGA
- a CDS encoding enoyl-CoA hydratase/isomerase family protein: MSGAEEGDLVARVEGAAGIIRLNRPKAINAVTLEMFRDIDKALDRFEADPAIAVVLLEGAGERGLCAGGDIRTLWESSKAGGDLGRILWREEYILNARIKTFPKPYVAFMDGIVMGGGVGLSAHASHRIVTDRTKLAMPEVGLGFFPDVGGTYLLSHSPGEIGTYFGLTGQTMNGPDAIHAKFADWVVPAARLPELRETLTKLRSGATAGDVGKLIGGFATGETAGPVAAKEPIIDALFGFDRMEDIFAALKRDGSEFALATLKTLNEKSPRGMVVTLKLLRLARGASSLEECLVREYRAALEVFRSDDFREGVRAAVIDKDRNPTWSPPRIEDVTPEMLAPYLAEIGVDELKFN, translated from the coding sequence ATGAGCGGAGCGGAAGAGGGCGATCTGGTCGCGCGCGTCGAAGGCGCAGCCGGCATCATCAGGCTCAATCGTCCCAAGGCGATCAACGCCGTCACGCTGGAGATGTTTCGCGACATCGACAAGGCGCTCGATCGCTTCGAAGCTGATCCTGCAATTGCCGTGGTCCTGCTGGAAGGCGCCGGCGAGCGCGGCCTCTGCGCCGGCGGCGACATCCGCACGCTCTGGGAGAGCTCCAAGGCTGGCGGCGACCTCGGCAGGATCCTGTGGCGGGAGGAGTACATCCTCAATGCCCGGATCAAGACATTCCCGAAGCCGTATGTCGCCTTCATGGACGGCATCGTGATGGGCGGCGGCGTCGGCTTGTCGGCCCATGCCAGCCACCGCATCGTCACCGATCGCACCAAGCTCGCGATGCCCGAAGTCGGTCTCGGCTTCTTTCCCGATGTCGGCGGCACCTATCTGCTGTCGCATTCGCCGGGCGAGATCGGCACCTATTTCGGGCTGACCGGCCAGACCATGAACGGGCCGGACGCGATCCACGCGAAGTTTGCCGATTGGGTCGTGCCGGCGGCGAGATTGCCGGAGCTGCGCGAGACACTGACCAAGCTGCGGTCCGGTGCGACCGCCGGCGACGTCGGCAAGCTCATCGGCGGCTTTGCCACCGGCGAGACCGCGGGGCCGGTGGCCGCAAAGGAGCCGATCATCGATGCGTTGTTCGGCTTCGACCGCATGGAGGATATTTTTGCGGCGCTGAAGCGCGATGGTTCCGAGTTCGCGCTGGCCACGCTGAAGACGCTGAACGAAAAATCGCCGCGCGGCATGGTGGTGACGCTTAAGCTGCTGCGACTTGCGCGTGGAGCGTCGAGCCTGGAGGAATGCCTGGTGCGCGAATACCGTGCCGCGCTGGAAGTGTTTCGGAGCGATGATTTTCGCGAAGGCGTGCGCGCGGCTGTGATCGACAAGGACCGCAACCCGACCTGGTCGCCGCCGCGGATCGAAGATGTGACGCCGGAGATGCTCGCGCCCTATCTCGCCGAGATCGGCGTGGACGAGCTGAAGTTCAATTAA
- a CDS encoding CoA-acylating methylmalonate-semialdehyde dehydrogenase produces MRSIGHFIGGKEVKGPSGRTADVFEPMTGDVQAKVALASKAEVRAAIENARAAQPEWAATNPQRRARVMMKFLELIQRDYDKLAELLAREHGKTVPDAKGDIQRGLEVVEFACGIPHLMKGEYTEGAGPGIDIYSMRQALGVVAGITPFNFPAMIPMWKFAPAIACGNAFILKPSERDPGVPMKLAELMIEAGLPAGILNVVNGDKEAVDAILDDPDIKAIGFVGSTPIAQYIYERAAQTGKRCQCFGGAKNHAIVMPDADMDQAVDALIGAGYGSAGERCMAVSVAVPVGKSTADRLMEKLIPRVESLKIGTSIDPSADYGPLVTREAVEKVKSYIDIGIKEGATLAVDGRGFKMQGYENGFYLGGSLFDNVTKDMRIYKEEIFGPVLSVVRAHDYKEALALPSDHDYGNGVAIFTRDGDAARDFAAKVNVGMVGINVPIPVPIAYYTFGGWKKSGFGDLNQHGPDSIRFYTKTKTVTSRWPSGVKEGAEFSIPLMK; encoded by the coding sequence ATGCGTTCAATCGGACATTTCATCGGTGGCAAGGAGGTCAAGGGCCCCTCTGGCCGCACCGCCGACGTTTTCGAGCCGATGACCGGTGACGTCCAGGCCAAGGTGGCTCTGGCGTCCAAGGCCGAGGTCCGCGCCGCCATCGAGAACGCGCGCGCCGCGCAGCCCGAGTGGGCCGCCACCAACCCGCAGCGCCGCGCTCGCGTCATGATGAAATTCCTGGAGCTGATCCAGCGCGACTACGACAAGCTCGCCGAGCTGCTCGCGCGTGAGCACGGTAAGACCGTGCCGGACGCCAAGGGCGACATCCAGCGTGGTCTCGAGGTCGTCGAATTCGCCTGCGGCATCCCGCATCTGATGAAGGGCGAGTACACGGAAGGAGCCGGCCCCGGCATCGACATCTATTCGATGCGCCAGGCGCTCGGCGTCGTCGCCGGCATCACGCCGTTCAACTTCCCGGCGATGATCCCGATGTGGAAGTTCGCCCCTGCAATCGCCTGCGGCAACGCCTTCATCCTCAAGCCCTCGGAGCGCGATCCCGGCGTGCCGATGAAACTTGCCGAGCTGATGATCGAGGCGGGCCTGCCGGCCGGCATCCTCAACGTCGTCAACGGCGACAAGGAAGCCGTGGACGCCATCCTCGACGATCCCGATATCAAGGCCATCGGCTTCGTCGGCTCGACGCCGATCGCGCAGTACATCTATGAGCGCGCCGCCCAGACCGGCAAGCGCTGCCAGTGCTTCGGCGGCGCCAAGAACCACGCCATCGTCATGCCGGACGCGGACATGGACCAGGCCGTCGACGCGCTGATCGGCGCCGGCTACGGCTCCGCCGGCGAGCGCTGCATGGCCGTCTCCGTCGCGGTCCCCGTCGGCAAGTCCACCGCCGACCGTCTCATGGAAAAGCTGATCCCGCGCGTCGAGAGTCTCAAGATCGGCACCTCGATCGATCCGTCGGCCGATTACGGTCCGTTGGTGACGCGCGAGGCGGTCGAGAAGGTCAAGAGCTACATCGACATCGGTATCAAGGAAGGCGCGACGCTGGCCGTCGACGGCCGCGGCTTCAAGATGCAGGGCTACGAGAACGGCTTCTATCTCGGCGGCTCGCTGTTCGACAACGTCACCAAGGACATGCGGATCTACAAGGAAGAGATCTTTGGCCCGGTGCTCTCGGTCGTGCGTGCGCATGACTACAAGGAAGCGCTGGCGCTGCCGTCCGACCACGACTATGGCAACGGCGTCGCCATCTTCACCCGCGACGGCGACGCCGCGCGCGACTTCGCGGCCAAGGTCAATGTCGGCATGGTCGGCATCAACGTGCCGATCCCGGTGCCGATCGCCTATTACACCTTCGGCGGCTGGAAGAAGTCGGGCTTCGGCGATCTCAACCAGCACGGCCCGGACTCGATCCGCTTCTACACCAAGACCAAGACGGTGACCTCGCGCTGGCCGTCCGGCGTCAAGGAAGGTGCGGAGTTCTCGATCCCGCTGATGAAGTAG
- a CDS encoding enoyl-CoA hydratase: MQMLNNHCGVTRDARGVVHVTICNAGPLNILGSPVTDAVREGLQQLSSDRSIRVVVLRGQSEKSMIGGADIKEMAKLDQRSAEAFISRLRDLCEAMRQFPAPVIARMPGWCLGGGLEVAAACDFRIAAHDAHFGMPEVRVGIPSVIHAALLPRLIGWARARWLVMTAENIDAATALAWGLVDKVAPEGGLDAEIEHLVKALLACGPEALRSQKALLRQWEELPLTESVNLSVQVFGESFLTDEPTRLMGAFVSRKR; encoded by the coding sequence ATGCAAATGCTCAACAATCACTGCGGCGTGACACGGGATGCCCGCGGCGTCGTTCATGTCACGATCTGCAACGCCGGGCCGCTCAACATTCTCGGCTCGCCCGTGACCGACGCAGTGCGCGAGGGCCTGCAGCAGCTCAGCTCCGACCGCAGCATCCGCGTCGTGGTGCTGCGCGGCCAGAGCGAGAAGAGCATGATCGGCGGCGCCGACATCAAGGAGATGGCCAAGCTCGACCAGAGATCGGCTGAAGCCTTCATCAGCCGTCTGCGCGATCTCTGCGAGGCCATGCGCCAGTTCCCTGCTCCGGTCATCGCGCGGATGCCCGGCTGGTGCCTCGGCGGCGGGCTCGAGGTGGCGGCAGCCTGCGACTTCCGCATCGCCGCGCATGACGCCCATTTCGGCATGCCGGAGGTCCGCGTCGGCATCCCTTCGGTGATCCATGCGGCCCTCTTGCCCCGCCTGATCGGCTGGGCCCGCGCGCGCTGGCTGGTGATGACGGCGGAGAATATCGACGCAGCCACCGCGCTCGCCTGGGGATTGGTCGACAAGGTCGCGCCGGAGGGCGGATTGGATGCGGAGATCGAGCACCTGGTGAAGGCCTTGCTCGCATGCGGCCCCGAGGCGTTGCGCTCGCAGAAGGCGCTGCTGCGGCAATGGGAGGAACTGCCGCTGACGGAGTCGGTGAACCTCAGCGTGCAGGTGTTCGGCGAGTCGTTCCTGACGGACGAGCCGACCCGGCTGATGGGCGCGTTTGTGAGCCGGAAGCGGTAG
- a CDS encoding acetyl-CoA C-acyltransferase, with the protein MAEAADPVVIVSAARTPLGRFMGELSPLPAHKLGSHVIGAALERAKLAPEKVDEVFMGCVLPAGQGQAPARQATRSAGLPDAIGATTVNKVCGSGMKATMLAHDIIRAGSAEIVVSGGMESMSNAPYLLTKARGGYRVGHDRIIDHMMMDGLEDAYETGRSMGDFGEATAEAYQFTRKDQDAYAMETLSRARKAVEGGAFKAEIAPITLSEKAGPRVIANDEHPLKVDPAKIPGLKPAFRANGTITPAASSANADGAAALVLTKRSLADRNGLPVLAEIKGHATHSQEPQWFTTAPIPAIRKLLDKVGWSASDVDLFEINEAFAVVAMAAQRDLGIPRDKLNVNGGACALGHPIGATGARVIVTLLHALEAQNLKRGIAALCIGGGEATAIAVERSAR; encoded by the coding sequence ATGGCCGAAGCCGCCGATCCAGTCGTCATCGTCTCCGCCGCCCGCACCCCGCTCGGCCGCTTCATGGGCGAATTGTCGCCGCTCCCCGCTCACAAGCTCGGATCGCACGTGATCGGCGCGGCGCTGGAACGGGCCAAGCTCGCGCCTGAGAAGGTCGACGAGGTCTTCATGGGCTGTGTGCTGCCGGCCGGACAGGGCCAGGCGCCGGCGCGCCAGGCGACACGTAGCGCCGGTCTGCCCGATGCCATCGGCGCCACCACCGTCAACAAGGTCTGCGGCTCCGGCATGAAGGCGACCATGCTGGCCCACGACATCATCCGCGCCGGCTCGGCCGAGATCGTCGTCTCCGGCGGCATGGAGAGCATGAGCAACGCGCCGTACCTGCTGACCAAGGCGCGCGGCGGCTATCGGGTCGGCCACGACCGCATCATCGACCACATGATGATGGACGGGCTGGAGGATGCGTACGAGACCGGCCGCTCCATGGGCGATTTCGGCGAGGCCACCGCGGAAGCCTATCAGTTCACCCGCAAGGACCAGGACGCCTACGCGATGGAGACGCTCAGCCGTGCCCGCAAGGCGGTCGAGGGCGGCGCGTTCAAGGCGGAGATCGCGCCGATCACGCTGAGCGAGAAGGCAGGCCCCCGCGTCATCGCCAATGACGAGCATCCGCTGAAGGTCGATCCCGCCAAGATCCCGGGCTTGAAGCCTGCCTTCCGCGCCAACGGCACGATCACGCCGGCCGCCTCCTCGGCCAATGCCGACGGCGCCGCGGCGCTGGTTCTGACGAAACGCTCGCTGGCCGATCGCAACGGTTTGCCTGTTCTGGCCGAGATCAAGGGCCACGCCACACACAGCCAGGAGCCGCAATGGTTCACCACGGCGCCGATCCCGGCGATCCGCAAGCTGCTCGACAAGGTCGGCTGGAGCGCCTCCGATGTCGACCTGTTCGAGATCAACGAGGCTTTTGCGGTGGTGGCAATGGCGGCGCAGCGCGATCTCGGCATTCCCCGCGACAAACTGAACGTCAACGGCGGCGCCTGCGCGCTCGGCCATCCCATCGGGGCGACCGGCGCACGGGTGATCGTGACGCTGCTGCATGCGCTGGAGGCGCAGAACCTCAAGCGCGGTATCGCGGCGCTGTGCATCGGCGGCGGCGAAGCCACCGCAATCGCGGTCGAACGCTCGGCGCGCTGA